Genomic window (Vigna radiata var. radiata cultivar VC1973A chromosome 1, Vradiata_ver6, whole genome shotgun sequence):
AAGCTTCAAACAGTTCTTGATCCGGAACACACAATCTTGCATGGCTACTTAACCTTCTGTTGGACGATGATCTTGGGACAATTGGCTGCTGCTGTCTGTCAACATCATTTGTAACATGTCTTCCTGTTGATTTAGGATGAAGTGAAAGCAAAGTTAACAAGCAACATAACATGTACATGAATTAGACACAATACATGTAATCCCCGAGAGAATAAAAGATGATCTTGAATTTCCCATTTGCATGTATACTACATATATAAAAGatgcacatttaattttatttcacaaGTAATTATGTTAACATATATGTACACAAAATCTATCTATGTAGACTtggtttaacttattttaagaaaggaattgaatttaaagttggcttttcaaaattactttttgtatttatattgtgagagagtataaattaaaaaccaatgataatatacatataaatgtGATATGTAAACATGATTTGAGAATGTGTAGTCTTTTAATAGTGAATTCCAATGTATAAATCAAACAAGTCAACACAAGAAATTTAGTTAAACAAAAAAGGTGTGtgaattttaagaaatattggTGAAAAAGGTAGAATTAATATTACCATGATCAACttggttgattttgtttatGGAGGAATCTTCCCCTTTGGAACTCCAAAACATGCAACCTAGGAAAGTTCTCAATTTCTTCCAAAATCTTGAACCTTCTCCACTACTACTTTGAACAACATCTTTGTTCTTTCTCCCTCCTTTGGATTTGCCCCCAATTGAAGAACCAACCCTAACACCAGAAATGCTCCCCATTTTCCCTAAAACATTCAAAACATAcaaatttaagaacaaaattctCATAATGATGAAAACTAAGAAGAGACATGCCAGGTAATTAACAACACACTTTGTACTAATATTGTGTAAGCTGATCTTAGTATTCTTCAGTGCTTAATAAGGTATGTGCATTAGAGCTAGAATGGTTAATAGAGtgcttaataaataataataaatgttatagGGTggtgaaatatatttttgaggGATTATTTGTGGGTccattaacaaatattttcatcatGGAATAGTAAAAAAACACTAatgataaaattcaatttaatatcacaaatattttaaatatgatagaTAGATTAATCTCATTCGTGATAGTATAAGTATGgaaaacttgatttttttttctattacgAAAGATATGAAAGGGTGTTAAGTGTTGAGCTACTAATAAACAAGTTAGAAACTAACCTCATTGAATGTGAGAAATGATtatgtgaaaagaaaattagtcGATGTAATCAATGAATATTTGAGAAAGAGAACATGTTAACATGCATAAACATTAAGATGAGTAAGTTTTGACTTTGAACCCGTAATGTATTAATTAAGGAttcatttataaaagtaatttaagaaattacataataaattgtcaatagattaatttaaatattaaatattttctcgggtgaattaattaaaaaaaatacgagACAAAATGACAAGTAGacaaagattttttaaaagtattatatgtTTCAATTTTAAGGTGATTATTccatcataattttatttttagaaactttcttgtagattaagaaaagaaagtaaatatatattacttttaacttttataatttttaaattatgtgagATTTTTagacatataataataatagtaattctttttataaaataatataatcatttcttacaatttcttttataaatcaaGGAAAGAATATGACgcttaagaagaaaaatattttgaatttaaaaatttttgagTAAGGTCTACATATGTAACATCTAAAAAATGAcaccatttttattaaaacaattaattttcataaatttgacaGCAgaatttattaagataaaaaaaaaatatgaaagttaGAAACCATTATCAAAAGCATCTCAATTAACATAATTCATAAAACAacgaaagaaaaatataagaaatattggATGGATTAAAAACAGTGttcttaaaactatttaaaaaatcagATGACAGAATACATTACTTGGCTAAGGAATGAAATGAAACAACAGTGATGAACTGCATTATTTCAGAAGAAGAATAGAACCATTTCTGATCAAAACACTCATGCATTTCTCTGTCATAATAACTCCTTGGATGCAATTTTGCAGAGAACTTTGAAAACAACTGCAAAAACCATTCCACGTTTTCGTGTTCATCATTTTTCTATTATGCAAGGGATTCAGAATTCACAAGGTTTGGAGATATATCTCTAAATATTTTAGGATAAAGTAAGAAACTAATAActtaattactataattattggtTATAATTATCATTGACCAGGTGTTTagttatatatgtaatttttcaatgattttaaatgcacttaaatattaattcagAATAAATGTGGTCAAGGTTATAACAGTAacacatgtaattttttaataaaatttaaattaattttcttcacaTATTATTCTTTGGTCAATGGTCAACATCCTCCTCATCATATCACAATTAACTGTTCACTAgattttcctattttattctatgtttttatttttaattttttagaatttttgtgGGGGAGcttaaaaatttccaaaatgtTGTCATTCTGATTTAGGTTGTTTGTATAGGTATGTTTCgcttacaaaaaaataatcaaatggtttttggaaattttttactATGTTCCTAAACTAAGAAAACAATCAAGTACTTACATATTANNNNNNNNNNNNNNNNNNNNNNNNNNNNNNNNNNNNNNNNNNNNNNNNNNNNNNNNNNNNNNNNNNNNNNNNNNNNNNNNNNNNNNNNNNNNNNNNNNNNNNNNNNNNNNNNNNNNNNNNNNNNNNNNNNNNNNNNNNNNNNNNNNNNNNNNNNNTTTAGGAAGTTGCCCTTTAATTTAACCAAAAGTCAtgtattaatttcatatttattttattgaaaaacaataacaataagTATATTActgtatattattaaaaaaaattaaatatatttttaatctcaactgcaaaattagaatttgtttatatttcaaaatttgatatattttgatttttaagttttaaatataaataaatatagtttttaactacatttacattttttaatgtattaaatatgttaaaaactaaaatttgagttATTAACATCTCACACTTTTTCGTTtcaatattagtttaaaatgttatttaacaaACTCAAAAAAGTTatcatcataaattaaaaaaactatattagttattttttaagtttaataatcaaagtttgaaataaaaaaaaaaaatcagttttacCTCTAAAGCTACAAAGatatttaacaaaagaaaataacccATTCcacatatatataacttaatctTGAATTTATTTCCTCTTTACTTTCTACACCTCGATCTGATGTAggaaatgatttattttttcatctcttacctgtcttatttatttttttcatctcctTCCTTTCCATACCTTCTTAATACATCTAAAGATGTAAATAAATAGCCCTGGTTTTTCGGTTTGATGGTTTAAGAGATGAATAAggctaacttttttttttattaaacatgtttaaatttgataataaattaattaataactatCTTATGTGTCTAGTTTCCACATttcctaataaaattttatcagattttatttttgctaaaaaaattattattgaggAAACACACATTAAttgcaataaatatttttacataatatatgaataaattttttaattgatatagagtttataagagaagagaaaaatgacaCTTTCGCTAAGACTTGTTTTATGAGTTATTATACTTATgtcaaataaattgaaattgaaaagtaaTAATTAGAGTAAAGTATTTAagctcttatttatttaattatatttataaaatgtatgtgtgctagttttatattttgttagaaaaGGATATATGTATTTAATCTTAATCTTATGAGGAGTCCAATCGTACTCCTGCATTATGGGTGGAGGACGATAGACGACCAGATACGAGTATTATCTTAATTAAACGTTATACCGGAGGAGGAGGACGAACTGGCAGGTGACGTATGGGACGAGGACAGAGATGCTCTCCCATCGTCATCATACCCTCTACCCTCGTCCCTGGACCCACCGAAGGAGTTAGAAGAATGAGACATTACCTGTAAATAGAAGATCGGGTTGCAGATGTGGTGGATCGGTTAAAGGACTCCCAAAGTGCCAAACAATCACAAATGAGGAGGAAACCCTCACCTATTTATAGCCGCGAAAAACAGTTTCAGGGGTTCATCGCCGTCGTTAATTGTAGAGAAATCTAAGGGCTGGCAGTAGCGGTCTTTTCAAATCCTGCGTCAATTGTTTTGTGCACTCATCCACGCCGTCAGTTTTTAAGTTGATCTTAAGGTTTGAGAATTGCAACTCTTTTTGTTTTCGCTTAAACCCCATCGCCATTGTCATTACTCGGGGCTTGGGGGACTTATGTAGTGTATGAGGATCGGTTAGGTTGGAGGGAAGATCGGTTGGTCAGGTGAGTCAATCGGTGGAGTGGGGAGACTGATCGGTTGGGGGGTTGGTATCATCGGCCACGAAAGAGAGGGGAAGAAATCCAACGTGGAGTAACAAGCAGATCCTGGGGGCGATAATCTCGGATGCGTGCGCGATAGTTATACTTAGTGGGTGAAATATCTGGGATTATGTGTTTACGGTTGCGGATAATTCGCACTCCAGAGTTATGTCTGAAGCCTATAAATATAGGAATGGTTGACCAGGTAAACCACTTTTGATCTAATCACTTTCACCTTGAATATTACTGTGACCTTgataacttgagcgtcggagtgctaacgTGCAGGTCGCACCCGTTCAGGCGTAGAGTGAGATCGACCGGAGTGTTCTATCAAGGTAATCGGTTCGAGTTTCATCTTGGGACCTACATCCGAAacagttattaaaattaatgggtaattttttttggatgataatatatagtattagtttgtttgttgttttataaTTAGGTGTGGTAAATTTCTCTTGTTGATggaattagtttatttattcttaaaaaaatttatgcgTACAGATTTGTCAAATGATGAATAACATcatttattatgataggtgTTGGTgttctaaatatattaaactataatgtGTAAGAAGAGAGTCATTGTTATTACTTTCGTAATAGTCAAGtgagttatatttttatttattctaaatattataagtttgctacttgttaaattaaaaatataaatattatataataactaattctcttaaaattacttttatactaCTATATATTGGATATTATGATACTCAAAAGTAAGATATAGTTGGTATTTCGCCAATGAAATTACACCCATTTAACTTTCCTGGATACAATGCAGATACATGATCATAAATGGTGATGGTAGACAATTGGTTGAAGCAATTTTGTGATGGAAAACCAAATGCAAGTCAAATTGGTTTTACTTAGCTATATTCATGATAAATTATGAACTGATATTTGAAAGAGTTAAGCAACCATAGGAGCCTTTCAACATTCAGCATTCTTGtgtaaatagtaaaataacatcaacaacatgttttttaatactcttttattttaaagttcaattttaaaaaatatttatttatttatctataatgTAAATAAACATTGTTGGAACTCTCACTTAAATTTaggaatatatattattaaatttatttagttgagttaaaaataatcatGTAATAGTAAATTTgacaaaacaaaatatctttgagattataaaacaaaaataaaattttaaaccaaaagAGGAAAGattgtttaaagaaaaattgaagtatGTTGAAATGCATGAACTCATAAGTTACACTATTACAAAAAGTCANNNNNNNNNNNNNNNNNNNNNNNNNNNNNNNNNNNNNNNNNNNNNNNNNNNNNNNNNNNNNNNNNNNNNNNNNNNNNNNNNNNNNNNNNNNNNNNNNNNNNNNNNNNNNNNNNNNNNNNNNNNNNNNNNNNNNNNNNNNNNNNNNNNNNNNNNNNNNNNNNNNNNNNNNNNNNNNNNNNNNNNNNNNNNNNNNNNNNNNNNNNNNNNNNNNNNNNNNNNNNNNNNNNNNNNNNNNNNNNNNNNNNNNNNNNNNNNNNNNNNNNNNNNNNNNNNNNNNNNNNNNNNNNNNNNNNNNNNNNNNNNNNNNNNNNNNNNNNNNNNNNNNNNNNNNNNNNNNNNNNNNNNNNNNNNNNNNNNNNNNNNNNNNNNNNNNNNNNNNNNNNNNNNNNNNNNNNNNNNNNNNNNNNNNNNNNNNNNNNNNNNNNNNNNNNNNNNNNNNNNNNNNNNNNNNNNNNNNNNNNNNNNNNNNNNNNNNNNNNNNNNNNNNNNNNNNNNNNNNNNNNNNNNNNNNNNNNNNNNNNNNNNNNNNNNNNNNNNNNNNNNNNNNNNNNNNNNNNNNNNNNNNNNNNNNNNNNNNNNNNNNNNNNNNNNNNNNNNNNNNNNNNNNNNNNNNNNNNNNNNNNNNNNNNNNNNNNNNNNNNNNNNNNNNNNNNNNNNNNNNNNNNNNNNNNNNNNNNNNNNNNNNNNNNNNNNNNNNNNNNNNNNNNNNNNNNNNNNNNNNNNNNNNNNNNNNNNNNNNNNNNNNNNNNNNNNNNNNNNNNNNNNNNNNNNNNNNNNNNNNNNNNNNNNNNNNNNNNNNNNNNNNNNNNNNNNNNNNNNNNNNNNNNNNNNNNNNNNNNNNNNNNNNNNNNNNNNNNNNNNNNNNNNNNNNNNNNNNNNNNNNNNNNNNNNNNNNNNNNNNNNNNNNNNNNNNNNNNNNNNNNNNNNNNNNNNNNNNNNNNNNNNNNNNNNNNNNNNNNNNNNNNNNNNNNNNNNNNNNNNNNNNNNNNNNNNNNNNNNNNNNNNNNNNNNNNNNNNNNNNNNNNNNNNNNNNNNNNNNNNNNNNNNNNNNNNNNNNNNNNNNNNNNNNNNNNNNNNNNNNNNNNNNNNNNNNNNNNNNNNNNNNNNNNNNNNNNNNNNNNNNNNNNNNNNNNNNNNNNNagtcatattttatgacgtacaaaaacgagctatgacgtacatagttttgtacgttataataggtctttatgacgtagcaaaaatttacgttatctaaacatattatgatactgtttctaaatttttgctacgtcataaaatatgtagacttattataacgtacaaaattatgtacgtcatagttcgtttttgtacgtcataaaatatgatttttgtactagtgaaagAAGGTCCAGGGTTAGTTCTTCTGGATCGAATGCAATTTCAGAATCAACGACATCTACATCGTGGATAAATACAGAATCAACCCCACCATCGGAGACATTCAGAGACAAACTCAGATCAGAACCCGTCGCAATCCGTGGCTCCGGGAAACTAAGTGTGGATTCTTGTAAGCTTTAGGAATTTAGAAACAGGCAATGTTACCACATTTTGTGATTCTTTTTCGATGTATTTGCTAAAGATCTAAGATCTTGGCACAGGCTAACACGAATATAATTGTCGGttgatatataaaaatgtgttaaactGAGTTTTGACTATCTTTCTTGTTGACTATCTTTCTTGTTGACTATCTTTTCAGTTTGGAACATATGTGTTAAACTGAGTTTTGACAGACCAATACTCATTTcacagaaacaaaaacagaaaaacaaaatgtaaacaAAGAAAACTATTGAACATGAGAATGTAAATGATTGAAAACAAACTATATTACACTTTTAAAAGACAGTGGATTTGGTTTCAGCAATAGAAGTCAGACATGATCAAACcaggaaaaaaatggtttttgaggtgatttttaaaattttttgaattagGAAGTCTTTTAGAGCatttcaaaacattataaatataaattttcaaatagttatgcagttaaatttcaaaaaaattatattatataattgaattaaatatgtttttaatttataaatttaatgcaAAGTTAAAATTTGCATATGTTTCAAACTTTTGATAGGATTTGGttcttaaatttagaaaaataaatagatattatcttgttaatataattaatttaatttttgtgaattgttaaataatatttataccatttgataaattttaatttaaatatgtccaacatataaaaaaataagaacatcaaaattaaagaaattatatcccttcacttttaaaatttgaaaacaaaaaatgtatGACATATTCAACCCtgtataatttagaaaaaaatatttctgtagtagtatttcaaattttccaatccaaaataatatttttgaattNataatttagaaaaaaatatttctgtagtagtatttcaaattttccaatccaaaataatatttttgaatttcctACTAGGTATTTGCACATCATCCCaaaatttgttttgataaaTACATCAAATCTATTTTCAACTAGAAATTGTGTGTAAATTAACTTCAAATTCATAATTTGAAGGTTAGGTTTAGACATATCTGTTCTGACGGAACTACCATATATAGTTTACTGAgactcattattttatattatactcTGTTTTTTCTCATTCTGTTTTAtaagtgtttgataaatttttgttactACATCACATAGGCCATAGGGGCTtgaattttatcaatttctGACAACCAACAAGGCATTCATTCACATAgactaattttgtttctaactGTGCTCTTTCAGAAATAAATGCATTCTATAGGATATATGATTACTGAAATATAGATGCAGAAAATTGAAACATGTCATTATTCAGTTTAATAGAACAGGAATCATGCTACACTGATACCAAAAGCACATAAAAAAGTGGCTGAGAGCACAGAATCCCATTTAGAAATGTGAAAAGGCATGAGGAATTTTGGTGGAGAATTTGAGCAACAAGACATGTTTGTAAGGGTTTTGAGGGGTGACAATGGTTGATGGAAAATTAGGGTGATTGACAGAATCAGGGAATGCTTGGCTCTCCAAACACAGTGCTGAACGTGGCTGATAAACAAAACCcccttttcccttttcattCTTGACAAAATTAGCAGTGTAGAACTGCAAACCAGGAGCATTTGTGAAGAGTTTCATCACTCTCCCTGACTTGTTATCGACCACTATGGCACCAAGCTTTGTCTCTTTGCCTTTTGCACCATCAAGCACATAGTTCGTGTTATAGCCATTGGTCTTTGCCAATTGGTTTATCCTTTCCCCAACAGTGTGTGGTTCAAGGAAGTCATATGGGGTGCCCTTCACAGAGGCAAATTTGCCTGTGGGAATGAGATTATCATCGAAAAGGGTCACTTCAGATCCAAATATCTGAACCACTTCATTCAGAATATTGCCACTGTTGTGGTTCCCTAGGTTCCAGTATGCATGGTTCAACAGATTCACAGGTGTAGCCTTGTTCAGTGCTTTTGCTTTCATGATTATACTCAGTGAGTTCTTCCCAAGAATGTAGCTCACAGTTACTAGCAGGTCCCCAGGAAATCCTGCAACACAAATACTGAATTATGCAGATTCCCTTCTCCAACAGACTAAATTAcacttttttattcttcatttttcatttcacaGATTGTGCCAAAAGAAAGATAAGATGAGAATGCAAAACAATGTTTTAGTACATACATACAAGTTTTTTGTGTT
Coding sequences:
- the LOC106764964 gene encoding aldose 1-epimerase, encoding MTKIFVLSCVLLLAASGFVHGSHEKKKDDIRLFELRKGDLSIKVTNWGATLVSVILPDKHGVLGDIVLGYDSPMAYTNDSSYFGATVGRIGNRIGGAQFTLNGIHYKLVANEGNNTLHSGPKAFSDVLWNVKKYIKDGDKPRITFSYLSFDGEGGFPGDLLVTVSYILGKNSLSIIMKAKALNKATPVNLLNHAYWNLGNHNSGNILNEVVQIFGSEVTLFDDNLIPTGKFASVKGTPYDFLEPHTVGERINQLAKTNGYNTNYVLDGAKGKETKLGAIVVDNKSGRVMKLFTNAPGLQFYTANFVKNEKGKGGFVYQPRSALCLESQAFPDSVNHPNFPSTIVTPQNPYKHVLLLKFSTKIPHAFSHF